A genomic stretch from Telmatocola sphagniphila includes:
- a CDS encoding zinc-dependent alcohol dehydrogenase, which yields MKVRQATLVEPFKVEIREVELPDPKPNQILVECEASAISAGTELAVYTGTHQWLQDPKMVDWKFPFRSGYSAAGRVVAVGSEISGWKAGDRVSYPGNHASHELLTLGHERGRLWKMPEGLSYDKAALACISRYGLGGVLRAGLTLGRSVAVLGQGIIGQFALRCALAAGCYPVIGIDSISMRREASLAAGANFVIDPSVGDTKDQLSAILGTRGAEIVIDATGVPDAVPVAMSLACDAGQVIVVGSPRGKAKDVNFYDDLHRRYIEVCGAHGNMLFEPAHIRLNGTWDINKAQNWLLGALASGRLSTEKLVTHTIRPEGIQEAYEGLLKKKEQYLGVVVLWK from the coding sequence ATGAAAGTCCGCCAGGCTACCCTCGTCGAACCCTTCAAAGTGGAAATCCGGGAAGTGGAACTGCCCGACCCCAAACCCAATCAGATCCTGGTGGAATGCGAAGCCAGCGCGATCAGCGCCGGCACCGAACTGGCTGTTTATACCGGTACGCATCAATGGCTTCAGGATCCGAAAATGGTCGATTGGAAGTTTCCCTTCCGGTCGGGCTACTCGGCCGCCGGTCGGGTGGTAGCCGTTGGCTCGGAAATTTCCGGTTGGAAAGCCGGCGACCGGGTCAGTTATCCGGGGAACCACGCTTCCCACGAACTGCTGACCCTGGGCCACGAACGAGGCAGGCTCTGGAAGATGCCCGAAGGCCTAAGCTACGATAAAGCGGCATTGGCTTGCATTTCCCGTTACGGTCTGGGAGGTGTCCTGCGAGCCGGGTTGACTCTGGGTCGATCCGTAGCGGTGCTGGGTCAGGGAATTATTGGCCAGTTTGCCCTGCGCTGTGCACTCGCGGCCGGATGCTATCCGGTGATCGGTATCGATTCCATCAGCATGCGCCGTGAAGCGTCCCTGGCCGCCGGAGCGAACTTTGTCATCGATCCCTCTGTCGGCGACACCAAAGATCAGTTGTCGGCGATCCTTGGCACAAGAGGTGCTGAAATAGTGATCGATGCGACAGGTGTTCCGGATGCCGTACCGGTAGCCATGAGTCTTGCTTGCGATGCCGGGCAGGTCATTGTGGTCGGCAGCCCGCGTGGCAAAGCCAAGGATGTGAATTTCTACGACGATTTGCACCGCCGGTATATCGAAGTATGCGGCGCTCATGGCAATATGCTGTTCGAACCGGCTCACATCCGCTTGAATGGAACCTGGGATATTAACAAAGCTCAGAACTGGTTATTGGGCGCCTTGGCATCGGGGCGACTTTCCACCGAGAAACTGGTGACGCATACGATCCGGCCGGAAGGCATTCAGGAGGCCTATGAAGGGCTTTTGAAGAAGAAAGAGCAGTACCTCGGTGTCGTGGTTCTCTGGAAGTAA
- the glgB gene encoding 1,4-alpha-glucan branching protein GlgB, whose amino-acid sequence MNIYPADRAILGEQDLYLFNEGNHYRLYEKLGAHTVTREGKTGTQFAVWAPSAESVFVIGDFNGWDKTRHPMQPQGKSGIWLTFIPGVGPGACYKYHIESTVAGYHVDKADPYGYRHEEPPRTGSVVWNIDYEWHDQDWMQIRHKKNSLQAPIAIYEVHAGSWMRMSEEGNRWLTYRELAVKLAEYVRQTGFTHVEFMPLTEHPFYGSWGYQTTGFFAPTSRFGSPQDFMYLIDYLHQRGIGVILDWVPSHFPNDEHGLAYFDGTHLFEHADPRQGFHPDWGSMIFNYGRHEVRAFLLSSAMFWLEKFHIDGLRVDAVASMLYLDYSRKAGEWIPNTHGGNENLEAIGFLRQFNETVYRHYPDVQTYAEESTAWSKVSRPTSVGGLGFGLKWDMGWMHDSLKYMAREPIHRKFHHGELSFRMIYAFSENFVLPLSHDEVVHGKGSILNKMPGDDWQKFANLRLLYGYMYAMPGKKLLFMGAEWGQWQEWKHDSSLHWEQPNHPPHGGMQRWVTDLNNSYRAEPGLHEEDCFPDGFEWIDCHDAGASIFSFLRKSRRGDPILVVCNFTPVVRINYRVGVPHGGYWREMLNSDSDLYWGSGQGNAGGAQAEPVPQHGRPFSLNITIPPLGILYFKG is encoded by the coding sequence ATGAACATCTATCCCGCGGACCGCGCCATTCTCGGTGAACAAGACCTTTACCTCTTCAATGAAGGTAATCACTACCGGCTGTACGAAAAGCTGGGAGCCCACACGGTCACCCGGGAGGGTAAGACTGGCACTCAATTCGCCGTCTGGGCGCCGAGTGCGGAAAGCGTCTTCGTCATAGGCGATTTCAACGGCTGGGACAAAACCCGCCATCCGATGCAGCCGCAAGGCAAGTCCGGCATCTGGCTGACTTTCATTCCCGGCGTCGGGCCGGGAGCCTGCTATAAGTACCACATCGAATCCACAGTCGCCGGTTACCACGTCGATAAAGCCGACCCCTACGGTTATCGGCACGAAGAGCCGCCCCGCACCGGCTCGGTAGTCTGGAACATCGACTACGAATGGCACGACCAGGACTGGATGCAGATTCGCCACAAAAAAAATTCCCTCCAGGCACCGATTGCGATTTACGAAGTGCACGCCGGTTCCTGGATGCGGATGTCGGAAGAGGGCAATCGCTGGCTGACCTACCGGGAACTCGCGGTGAAGCTGGCCGAGTATGTCCGCCAGACCGGATTCACTCACGTCGAATTCATGCCGTTGACGGAGCACCCCTTCTACGGCTCCTGGGGCTATCAAACCACCGGCTTCTTTGCACCGACCAGCCGTTTCGGTTCGCCTCAGGATTTCATGTATCTGATCGATTACCTGCACCAGCGCGGCATCGGCGTCATTCTCGACTGGGTTCCCTCCCACTTCCCCAATGACGAGCATGGCCTGGCCTACTTCGACGGCACGCATCTGTTCGAACATGCCGACCCGCGCCAGGGTTTCCACCCCGACTGGGGTTCGATGATCTTCAACTATGGCCGGCATGAAGTGCGGGCTTTCCTGCTCTCCTCGGCCATGTTCTGGCTCGAAAAATTCCACATCGATGGCTTGCGCGTCGATGCCGTCGCCTCCATGCTTTACCTCGATTATTCCCGCAAAGCCGGGGAATGGATCCCCAACACTCACGGCGGCAACGAGAATCTGGAAGCGATCGGTTTCCTGCGCCAGTTCAATGAAACGGTCTATCGGCACTATCCCGATGTGCAGACCTACGCCGAGGAATCGACGGCTTGGTCGAAGGTCTCCCGACCCACTTCCGTCGGAGGCCTCGGTTTTGGTCTGAAATGGGACATGGGCTGGATGCACGATTCGCTGAAGTACATGGCTCGCGAACCGATCCACCGCAAGTTCCATCACGGCGAACTCAGCTTCCGCATGATCTACGCTTTCAGCGAGAATTTCGTGCTGCCGCTCTCGCACGACGAAGTGGTGCATGGCAAAGGCTCGATCCTGAACAAGATGCCGGGCGATGACTGGCAGAAGTTCGCCAATCTCCGCCTGCTCTACGGCTACATGTACGCGATGCCGGGCAAGAAACTGCTCTTCATGGGAGCCGAATGGGGCCAGTGGCAAGAATGGAAGCACGATTCCTCCCTGCACTGGGAACAACCCAATCATCCCCCTCACGGCGGCATGCAGCGCTGGGTCACCGATCTAAACAATTCCTATCGGGCCGAGCCGGGTCTGCACGAGGAAGATTGCTTCCCGGATGGCTTCGAATGGATCGATTGTCACGATGCCGGGGCGAGTATCTTTTCGTTCCTTCGCAAGTCCCGCCGAGGCGACCCGATTCTAGTCGTTTGCAATTTCACGCCCGTGGTCCGTATCAATTATCGCGTCGGCGTGCCGCACGGCGGCTACTGGCGCGAGATGCTCAATAGCGACAGCGACCTCTATTGGGGTAGCGGTCAGGGAAATGCGGGGGGTGCTCAAGCGGAACCGGTGCCGCAGCATGGCCGACCTTTCTCGTTGAATATTACCATCCCGCCGCTGGGGATACTGTACTTCAAAGGGTGA
- a CDS encoding YdjY domain-containing protein, which produces MRCLSLTMAILILLSSGCDDVKVAQGKIKPNLASAPPQEAEDASKSGSVDTQGPTAAKPRPARFEKEEETPAEKDPPIPEGAKPLNKNKTLYFETLKDGTRRVHLLSTVVLREGPLEVFLCKYQTKEHESIVDCDVDAREVHMALVAAKAVPGTPVKFSPKYTPATGSRIKVTMTYYFNGKLLNKDARYWIKDVRNKKELAHDWVFAGSRLENNPDNPQEKYYYANNGEIISLSNFPDSMLDLPIESTDKNNELMFEAWTERIPPKQTKVLITLEPVPAKR; this is translated from the coding sequence ATGAGGTGTTTATCACTCACAATGGCCATTCTCATCCTGCTGAGCTCAGGGTGCGATGACGTGAAAGTGGCTCAAGGCAAAATCAAACCGAACTTGGCTTCGGCTCCTCCTCAGGAAGCCGAAGATGCCTCGAAGTCAGGCAGTGTCGACACTCAAGGCCCCACGGCGGCCAAGCCTCGTCCCGCCCGCTTCGAGAAGGAGGAAGAAACTCCTGCAGAGAAGGATCCGCCGATCCCGGAAGGGGCTAAACCTCTCAATAAAAATAAAACCCTTTATTTCGAAACTTTGAAGGATGGCACCCGCCGCGTTCATCTCCTGTCAACCGTTGTACTCCGGGAGGGGCCTCTGGAAGTCTTTCTCTGCAAGTACCAGACGAAGGAACACGAGTCTATCGTGGATTGCGACGTCGATGCCCGCGAAGTCCATATGGCCCTGGTGGCTGCCAAAGCCGTACCGGGAACCCCGGTGAAATTCTCCCCGAAATATACCCCGGCCACCGGCAGTCGCATCAAAGTGACCATGACCTACTATTTCAACGGCAAGCTCCTCAATAAAGATGCCCGCTACTGGATCAAAGATGTTCGGAACAAAAAAGAATTGGCCCACGACTGGGTATTCGCCGGTAGCCGGCTGGAAAACAATCCCGACAATCCCCAGGAAAAGTACTACTACGCCAACAACGGCGAGATTATCAGCCTCTCGAATTTTCCCGATTCCATGCTGGATCTCCCCATCGAAAGCACGGATAAAAATAACGAGTTGATGTTTGAAGCCTGGACCGAACGAATTCCGCCGAAACAGACCAAGGTCTTGATCACGCTCGAACCAGTCCCCGCCAAGCGGTAA
- a CDS encoding BBP7 family outer membrane beta-barrel protein: MKSWLRSISAVGAGLLVGSAAQAQSEPSKHPLEPAGYVQPPSSIPGFSDFFPAQNPLQVPPAGAGVPANQPLQYEAEPDINGKPKVYHEPNTCPWFPVLDRIIFGDAIFVQPYLNGNYTAWTMRSAQIPFAIATTSVSGLRQGTIGDPDTRIVLGNSKLDFGTYSGPAISGGAWFANSDVGLETSYFTLGKQSVSGGVTGAQFPVLARPFYDTNIGGENVLTISSPGLFSNGSVAYSASSQMWGIDIDAVFRLANNENSKFDLIVGGKYMRLQEDLYISSSSTGDPINGVINFAGNTYLGSNTLVVVDGTKTIVQFYGGTVGSRYSYTIGQFTLTGTAKVTLGEEQSTIIGQGQTILNPGVGQSTANGGLTVVGLNNTRRQDDKIAWMPEVGAGVTWSPLTWASFNLGYNFAYLSRVARPGDQFDRNVNPTLIPASSTYGVPFGSASPSPRVDTSDMWFSSFNFGITIRF; encoded by the coding sequence ATGAAATCCTGGTTACGCAGCATATCGGCGGTAGGCGCCGGGTTGTTAGTAGGTTCCGCTGCACAAGCCCAGTCTGAACCATCGAAGCATCCTCTGGAACCGGCGGGGTACGTACAACCTCCGTCGTCGATTCCCGGTTTTTCTGATTTCTTCCCTGCGCAGAACCCACTTCAGGTGCCTCCCGCGGGAGCCGGTGTGCCGGCGAATCAGCCGTTGCAGTACGAGGCCGAGCCGGATATTAACGGTAAGCCCAAAGTTTACCACGAACCGAATACTTGTCCCTGGTTCCCGGTTCTCGACCGCATTATTTTCGGCGATGCGATTTTCGTGCAGCCGTATCTGAACGGCAACTACACTGCCTGGACGATGCGAAGCGCCCAGATACCTTTTGCCATCGCCACCACCAGTGTGAGCGGATTGCGGCAGGGAACCATCGGCGACCCCGATACCCGCATCGTGCTGGGTAATAGCAAACTGGATTTCGGTACCTATTCCGGTCCGGCCATTTCCGGCGGGGCCTGGTTCGCCAACTCGGATGTCGGTCTGGAAACCAGCTACTTCACGCTCGGCAAGCAGTCTGTGTCCGGTGGAGTGACCGGCGCGCAATTTCCCGTTCTCGCCCGACCGTTCTACGACACGAATATCGGCGGCGAAAACGTACTGACGATTTCTTCCCCCGGATTATTCTCGAACGGCAGTGTCGCTTATTCAGCTTCCAGTCAGATGTGGGGAATCGATATCGACGCCGTTTTCCGACTGGCGAATAACGAGAATTCCAAGTTCGACCTGATCGTCGGCGGCAAATACATGCGGTTGCAGGAAGACCTGTACATCAGCAGCAGTTCCACGGGCGATCCGATTAACGGGGTGATCAATTTTGCTGGCAATACCTACCTCGGTTCAAATACCCTGGTTGTTGTCGACGGCACAAAAACAATTGTGCAGTTTTACGGTGGCACCGTGGGATCCCGCTACAGTTACACAATCGGTCAATTCACTTTGACCGGTACCGCCAAGGTAACTCTCGGCGAAGAGCAGAGCACGATTATCGGACAGGGCCAAACGATTCTGAATCCTGGAGTGGGACAGTCGACAGCCAATGGTGGTTTGACCGTAGTCGGTTTGAATAACACCCGACGACAGGACGATAAGATTGCCTGGATGCCAGAGGTGGGCGCGGGTGTGACCTGGTCGCCGTTGACCTGGGCTTCGTTTAACTTGGGATACAACTTCGCCTATCTGAGCCGAGTGGCCCGACCTGGGGATCAGTTCGATCGAAATGTGAATCCGACTTTGATCCCCGCGAGTTCGACCTACGGCGTGCCGTTCGGCTCGGCCAGCCCGAGCCCGCGAGTCGATACCTCGGATATGTGGTTCAGCAGCTTTAACTTTGGCATTACGATTCGGTTCTAA
- a CDS encoding 7-cyano-7-deazaguanine synthase — MQSSTFWPPKSSSSPLAVLISGGLDSAVLLAEAASVYPRVQPLYIRVGSVWEGIEEHYCRDFLGKLNRTNVSPLHVLEMPVTDLYGKHWSLTGEAVPDEKSPDEAVLLPGRNVILLSKALIYCHLNGIPEVAMAPLEANPFPDATPEFFQAMAQTVSMAVGGNLRILTPYSGLHKVDVVRRGQTYPLSLTFSCINPVGTKHCGRCNKCAERQKGFQEANVPDPTEYHAL, encoded by the coding sequence ATGCAATCCTCCACCTTCTGGCCTCCGAAATCTTCTTCATCTCCCCTCGCCGTGCTAATTTCCGGCGGGCTGGATTCGGCCGTGCTGCTGGCGGAAGCGGCCAGCGTCTATCCTCGCGTTCAACCTCTCTACATTCGCGTCGGCTCCGTCTGGGAAGGGATTGAGGAACACTACTGCCGAGACTTTCTTGGTAAACTCAATCGAACTAATGTCTCTCCCCTTCACGTGCTTGAGATGCCCGTTACCGATCTCTATGGGAAACACTGGAGCCTGACCGGGGAAGCAGTCCCGGATGAAAAGAGCCCCGATGAGGCGGTTTTACTTCCCGGTCGCAATGTGATTCTCCTCTCCAAAGCTTTGATCTACTGTCATCTGAACGGCATCCCGGAAGTGGCGATGGCTCCTCTGGAAGCGAATCCTTTCCCGGATGCGACGCCCGAGTTTTTCCAGGCCATGGCTCAGACCGTGAGTATGGCGGTGGGAGGCAATCTGCGGATTCTTACGCCTTACAGCGGACTTCACAAAGTGGATGTCGTCCGCCGCGGCCAAACTTATCCGCTGTCGCTAACTTTCAGTTGCATCAACCCGGTGGGTACGAAACACTGCGGTCGATGCAATAAATGTGCAGAACGTCAAAAAGGTTTTCAGGAAGCCAACGTTCCCGATCCCACCGAGTATCACGCTCTTTAA
- a CDS encoding PVC-type heme-binding CxxCH protein, producing the protein MFRLSVFFLFCLPVAPVFAVDPPADFAQPQSKAKPMPTGLKMIDQGKFDPRLKGYITPDGFKLEIVADESVTINPVGMTFDSKGTCYVLEWVPDVSDRWNEVPEKFTYKDGTTRNVATMKKTVKDVVKILTRDPATGQFTKSEIILHDELPSSILIHDGWIYLSGRGSIRRFKQSKPGGPYDVKEVIAQGFCGFHHHQVSGMSIGPDGWLYITSGDDDNYVEGSDGSRATVLRTGAIFRCLPDGSKMEEYARGFRNPYRDISFDDKYNIFHVDNDNEDGSKFTGCRIMHVPEAVDFGWRLLPGARCCLPDHLRGAVAGELPGKVPPMMKTGRGSPAGLLIYNDTQLPKFYRGLLYYPDVFRKLIRAYEVAPKGSTFTITHEFEFLKSEDPLFRPCQMVTGPDGAIYIVDWRTNSGGAGKLFGDGVHGRIYRLTWVGGEVPGGKEEPKIALRDWQSWETEQVSDWENFTVRSHAFIDYIAQCAKNDTDKQNAIRLLQAMVQNKSLPRVSSSSRYAALGGLFQLRNDSTIDLFLSLLQDVDPDMRRLCAEYLGRLAVKGDTKVLNALAQLLTDEELSVRRSAALALGRIGDASTADVLVNVLKFDDGMDVYYTDALIRSFERLGKPGFEKLLELAASGKEVLRDKVVGIFLAFRTREAALALPELLSNVHISAEQRAELIRSYANYQLDPPLTLDSLIDFLTKRKGDPIEVVTAAVSVLSESGQIKSERAVPFVFKLLDEKEEAARAAAIKAIETARITKAVPKLVAMLEDKSRELSERLNLLKTLRVLKDKSATEVLRKILSGEEPTALRTESLRTLVTIDSEAAREFASKFLVSGDANLQRESVTILGDTFEGAKKVGEMFAAKKLPRDLLPQVSEGLRKHLGKHAELATLLSDVMKGGLLLSLDGAQVEKIRTEIQTKGDPRRGKQIYMNTTTLACMNCHKMEGLGGNVGPDLTRLWDTMSVEKILESIIEPSKEIKEGYQSFQVITKEGKTITGLKTVDKPTEVTIRDANGQDTRILRDDIEEIKVSKVSLMPDNVVAQLSYSQMLDLVAFLKNRQSQESLRGYVTDFKVVGPFPGDLKKPFGPEKQFEATASFPVENSKEPLKWQPRSGKTNGYLDFKEVFNKDNMAGYGLTYVYSPKSQKSILRLGANSHYQVWVNGNLVRSYEAAVRPNLPEQDEISVDLKEGWNPVVVKVVSKSKDHGFYLKVEGDQLKTSATAK; encoded by the coding sequence ATGTTTCGACTCTCCGTCTTTTTCCTTTTCTGCCTACCGGTTGCACCCGTTTTTGCTGTCGATCCCCCCGCGGATTTCGCGCAACCCCAGAGTAAAGCGAAGCCGATGCCCACTGGTCTGAAAATGATCGATCAGGGCAAATTCGACCCCCGCTTGAAGGGCTACATCACCCCCGACGGCTTCAAACTCGAAATTGTCGCCGATGAGTCGGTAACCATCAACCCAGTCGGCATGACCTTCGACTCCAAGGGGACCTGCTATGTTCTCGAATGGGTGCCTGATGTTTCGGATCGCTGGAACGAAGTCCCGGAGAAATTCACTTATAAAGATGGCACGACTCGAAACGTCGCCACGATGAAAAAGACGGTCAAAGACGTCGTCAAAATTCTCACAAGGGATCCCGCTACCGGGCAGTTCACGAAATCCGAAATTATCCTCCACGACGAACTGCCCTCGAGCATTCTCATTCATGACGGCTGGATCTATCTCTCGGGACGAGGTTCGATCCGACGCTTCAAGCAGTCGAAGCCTGGCGGCCCTTACGATGTGAAGGAAGTGATCGCCCAGGGCTTCTGCGGCTTCCATCACCACCAGGTTTCGGGCATGTCCATCGGGCCGGACGGCTGGCTCTACATCACCTCGGGAGACGACGACAATTACGTGGAAGGCTCCGACGGTAGCCGGGCGACCGTACTTCGCACCGGAGCCATCTTCCGCTGCCTGCCAGACGGCTCCAAGATGGAAGAATATGCCCGAGGCTTCCGCAACCCCTATCGCGATATCTCCTTCGACGACAAATACAACATCTTCCACGTCGATAACGACAATGAAGACGGTAGCAAATTCACCGGATGCCGGATCATGCACGTCCCCGAGGCGGTAGACTTCGGCTGGCGGTTGCTGCCTGGAGCGCGCTGCTGCCTGCCCGATCATCTGCGCGGTGCCGTCGCGGGCGAACTCCCCGGGAAAGTACCACCCATGATGAAAACGGGGAGAGGCTCCCCCGCCGGGCTGTTGATTTACAACGATACGCAATTGCCCAAGTTCTATCGCGGGCTGCTTTACTATCCCGATGTGTTCCGCAAGCTGATCCGCGCTTACGAAGTCGCTCCCAAAGGCAGCACCTTTACCATCACCCATGAGTTTGAATTCCTGAAATCCGAGGATCCGCTGTTTCGTCCCTGTCAAATGGTCACCGGTCCGGATGGCGCGATTTACATCGTCGATTGGCGAACCAACAGTGGTGGAGCCGGGAAACTATTCGGGGACGGTGTGCATGGCCGGATCTATCGTCTGACCTGGGTAGGCGGCGAAGTGCCCGGAGGGAAAGAAGAACCGAAAATTGCCCTGCGCGATTGGCAAAGCTGGGAGACCGAGCAAGTCAGTGACTGGGAAAACTTCACGGTTCGCTCGCATGCCTTTATCGACTACATTGCCCAATGCGCCAAAAACGATACGGACAAACAGAACGCCATTCGGCTGCTTCAGGCGATGGTGCAGAATAAGAGCCTGCCTCGAGTGAGCAGTAGTTCCCGATACGCTGCGCTGGGCGGTCTATTTCAGCTTCGAAACGATTCCACCATCGATTTATTCCTCTCTCTGCTTCAAGATGTCGATCCGGACATGCGGCGGCTCTGTGCGGAATATCTCGGCAGGCTTGCCGTAAAGGGAGACACCAAAGTTTTGAATGCTTTGGCTCAGCTTTTGACGGACGAGGAACTCTCCGTACGTCGCTCGGCCGCACTGGCCTTGGGTCGGATTGGTGATGCCAGTACCGCCGATGTTCTGGTGAATGTTTTGAAATTCGATGATGGTATGGATGTTTACTATACCGACGCACTGATCCGCAGCTTCGAGCGGCTTGGTAAACCGGGCTTTGAAAAACTTCTGGAACTGGCCGCCAGCGGCAAAGAAGTCCTTCGGGATAAGGTCGTTGGAATCTTCCTGGCCTTCCGAACTCGCGAAGCCGCCCTCGCGCTGCCCGAGTTACTTTCCAATGTCCATATCTCGGCCGAACAGCGTGCGGAACTGATACGCTCTTATGCCAATTACCAGTTGGACCCGCCTTTGACCCTGGATTCATTGATCGACTTTCTGACGAAGCGAAAGGGAGATCCAATCGAAGTGGTGACGGCCGCTGTTTCGGTACTATCCGAATCGGGCCAGATCAAATCGGAGCGGGCCGTTCCGTTTGTATTCAAACTGCTCGATGAGAAAGAGGAAGCCGCCCGCGCGGCCGCCATTAAAGCGATTGAAACCGCTCGCATCACCAAGGCGGTTCCCAAATTGGTGGCCATGCTGGAAGACAAATCCCGGGAACTTTCGGAACGGTTGAACCTGCTGAAGACCCTGCGGGTGTTGAAAGATAAATCCGCCACGGAGGTCCTGCGCAAGATTCTTAGCGGCGAGGAACCGACGGCCCTGCGGACCGAGAGCCTGCGAACGCTGGTCACCATCGATAGCGAAGCGGCCCGCGAATTCGCTTCGAAGTTTTTAGTTTCCGGAGATGCCAATCTCCAGCGGGAATCGGTGACCATTCTGGGAGACACTTTCGAAGGCGCCAAGAAAGTCGGCGAAATGTTTGCCGCCAAAAAACTTCCCCGGGATCTACTTCCTCAAGTATCCGAAGGTTTACGAAAGCACCTCGGCAAACATGCCGAGCTGGCGACTCTCCTTTCGGATGTGATGAAAGGGGGATTACTACTCTCTCTGGATGGCGCTCAGGTCGAAAAAATCCGAACCGAAATTCAGACCAAGGGCGATCCCCGTCGAGGCAAGCAGATTTACATGAACACGACCACCCTGGCCTGCATGAATTGCCACAAGATGGAAGGCCTGGGAGGCAACGTCGGCCCCGATCTCACCCGGCTTTGGGACACCATGTCGGTCGAGAAAATTCTGGAATCGATCATCGAACCGTCCAAAGAAATCAAGGAAGGCTATCAGTCCTTCCAGGTGATCACCAAGGAGGGCAAGACCATCACTGGTCTGAAGACGGTGGATAAGCCAACCGAAGTGACCATCAGAGACGCGAATGGCCAAGATACCCGAATTCTTCGAGACGACATCGAGGAGATTAAAGTCTCCAAAGTTTCGCTAATGCCGGACAATGTGGTGGCTCAACTCTCCTATTCGCAGATGCTCGATCTGGTGGCCTTCCTGAAGAATCGGCAGTCGCAGGAATCTCTGAGGGGATATGTGACCGACTTTAAAGTAGTCGGCCCGTTCCCGGGAGATTTGAAGAAGCCCTTCGGCCCGGAAAAACAATTCGAAGCCACTGCTAGTTTCCCGGTTGAGAATTCCAAAGAACCTTTGAAATGGCAGCCGCGTTCGGGCAAGACCAACGGCTATCTCGATTTCAAGGAAGTTTTCAACAAGGACAACATGGCCGGGTATGGCTTGACCTATGTGTATTCGCCGAAGTCTCAGAAATCGATTCTTCGACTGGGAGCCAATTCGCACTACCAGGTCTGGGTGAACGGCAATCTGGTCCGCAGTTATGAAGCCGCGGTTCGACCTAACCTACCGGAACAGGATGAGATCTCGGTCGATCTGAAAGAGGGCTGGAATCCAGTGGTGGTCAAGGTTGTGTCGAAAAGCAAGGACCACGGATTTTATCTGAAGGTGGAAGGCGACCAGTTGAAGACCAGCGCAACAGCCAAATGA
- a CDS encoding UDP-glucose dehydrogenase family protein, giving the protein MKIAVIGTGYVGLVTATCFAESGNEVTGIDIDARKIAIIESGKLPIYEPGLLELVERNRRDLRLRFTTDMSAVRDARLIFIGVGTPQSKEGDADLSSIWAVGDALAKQLKDLPDEGPGSRVVIIKSTVPVGTNRKLMERLHAAGCKHVDVASNPEFLKEGAALDDFQKPDRVVIGVTRPEAGEVLKELYSPFLRTERPFLVMSLESAEMTKYTANAMLATKISFINEMSRLCDKFGADINDVRRGIGHDVRIGFQFLFPGAGYGGSCFPKDIRAILGMGRQTGTEMKLMQAVDDVNEAQKHVLLNKVLKHFGEDLKGLTFALWGLAFKPRTDDIREAPALTLIDGLLARGAKVQVHDPEAMPNVREIYKDKLSYSERPYGCLEGADGLIIVTEWQEFRNPNFEVIAGLLKQKAIFDGRNLYDPKLLENRGFAYYAIGRGRN; this is encoded by the coding sequence TTGAAAATCGCAGTCATCGGCACCGGTTACGTGGGATTAGTGACGGCCACCTGTTTCGCGGAAAGCGGTAACGAAGTTACCGGCATCGACATCGATGCGCGAAAAATCGCCATTATCGAAAGCGGTAAACTGCCCATTTACGAACCCGGCCTTCTCGAACTGGTCGAACGCAATCGACGCGATCTGCGGCTTCGCTTCACCACCGATATGTCGGCCGTTCGCGACGCCCGCTTGATTTTCATCGGCGTTGGAACGCCTCAGTCCAAAGAAGGCGATGCCGATCTCTCTTCCATCTGGGCCGTGGGCGATGCTCTCGCCAAACAGCTCAAAGACCTGCCCGATGAAGGTCCCGGCAGCCGGGTGGTGATCATCAAGAGCACCGTTCCCGTCGGCACCAATCGCAAATTGATGGAACGACTGCATGCGGCCGGTTGCAAACATGTCGATGTGGCCAGCAATCCCGAATTTCTGAAAGAAGGTGCGGCCCTCGACGACTTTCAGAAGCCCGATCGCGTCGTCATCGGCGTGACACGGCCCGAAGCCGGTGAGGTCCTCAAGGAACTTTACTCACCGTTTCTGCGAACCGAGCGTCCTTTCCTGGTGATGTCTCTGGAAAGCGCGGAGATGACCAAGTACACTGCCAACGCGATGCTGGCGACCAAGATCAGCTTCATCAACGAGATGTCCCGCTTGTGCGACAAGTTCGGGGCGGACATCAACGACGTTCGCCGGGGCATCGGACACGACGTCCGCATCGGCTTCCAGTTCCTCTTCCCCGGTGCGGGCTACGGCGGCTCCTGCTTCCCGAAAGATATTCGCGCCATTCTGGGCATGGGCCGTCAGACCGGCACGGAAATGAAACTGATGCAGGCCGTGGACGATGTGAATGAGGCTCAGAAACATGTTCTCCTGAACAAAGTGCTGAAGCATTTCGGCGAAGATTTGAAGGGGCTGACCTTCGCTTTGTGGGGCTTGGCTTTCAAACCGCGCACCGACGATATTCGCGAAGCCCCGGCCCTGACCCTCATCGACGGCCTGCTGGCTCGCGGCGCCAAGGTTCAGGTTCACGATCCGGAAGCCATGCCAAATGTCCGCGAGATTTACAAAGACAAACTGAGCTATTCCGAACGGCCGTACGGCTGCCTCGAAGGCGCGGATGGGCTGATCATCGTGACGGAGTGGCAGGAATTCCGAAACCCGAATTTCGAAGTGATTGCGGGGCTGCTCAAGCAAAAAGCCATTTTCGACGGCCGGAATCTCTACGATCCCAAGCTGCTGGAAAATCGCGGCTTTGCCTACTATGCCATCGGCCGTGGTCGCAATTAA